A window of Paraburkholderia sp. ZP32-5 genomic DNA:
AATCCCGCCCGAGGCCACCGGCATCACCTTGCGCAAGCCGGCCCACGGCTGATCGAAGAAGATGCCGCGCGACAGATCGACCGCGTTGTGCGCGTCGCGGCACACGTTGTAATAGCCCTGCACCGACAGCGGATCGCCTTCGAGCTTGCCGACCGCCGTGCCCGCATGCGCATGATCGACGCCCGCCATGCGCAGCCATTTGGCGATCACGCGAAACGAGATGCCGTGATTGCGTTGCCGCGTGTACGTGCCATGCCCCGCGCGATGCAGATGCAGGATCATGTCGTTCTTGCGGGCCCAGCGCGACATCGACTGGATCGCGGTCCAGCCGATCACGAGATCGATCATCACGATGCACGAGCCGAGTTCCTTCGCGAATTCGGCGCGCTCGTACATGTCTTCCATCGTGCCGGCGGTCACGTTCATATAGTGACCTTTGACTTCGCCGGTTTCGGCCTGCGCGCGGTTCACTGCATCCATCGAGAACAGGAAGCGGTCGCGCCAATGCATGAATGCCTGCGAGTTGATGTTCTCGTCGTCCTTCAGAAAATCGAGTCCGCCGCGCAGGCCTTCGTACACGACGCGCCCATAGTTCTTGCCCGACAGACCGAGCTTCGGCTTCACGGTTGCGCCGAGCAGTGGGCGCCCGTATTTATCGAGCCGTTCGCGCTCGACCACGATGCCGGTCGGCGGCCCCTGGAAGGTCTTCAGATACGCAACGGGAATGCGCATGTCTTCGAGACGCAGCGCTTTGAGCGGCTTGAAGCCGAACACGTTACCGATGATCGACGCGGTCAAGTTCGCGACCGAGCCCTCTTCGAACAGATCGAGTTCATAAGCGATATACGCGAAGTACTGCGGCTCGTCGGCGCGCGAGACCGGCACCGGCTCGACGCGATACGCCTTCGCGCGATACATGTCGCAGGCGGTCAGCCGGTCGGTCCATACCACTGTCCATGTCGCCGTCGACGATTCGCCCGCCACCGCGGCCGCCGCTTCCTCCGGCTCGACACCCGGTTGCGGCGTGATGCGAAACAGCGCGATCACGTCGGTCTCTTTCGGCTCGTAATCCGGTTGCCAGTAACCCATCTCACGGTATTTCATGACGCCCGCCGCGTACCGCTCGCGTGGATTGCGCGGATTACGCTGCTGATGTTCCGGCTCGAGCGCCGGCTGACTGAAATCGTTCATGACGTGTCCTCGAAGGTGGCAAGCGCGCTGCCGGAAGAACGAAGCGCTTGAGTTGCACTGTAGGCAGCGACGCCGCGAAGGGGAATTCACGATTTCATTCGGCAGACTTAACGTATCGGTTATTTCTCCCCTCGACTTGCGCATCGTGATGCGCGCTCCCAGCACGCGCGACGGGAATAGGTGCAGAATGTCCGGTACGGCGATGCGATAAGGGCGTGACAACGCCCACAGGTGCCACGTCCTGCGATGAGACACTTTGCTTCGTTTTCGCCACACCGCGCGGCGGCGTTCGTCTGGTCGGCCGCGCGATCGTCGTGACGGTGCAATTCGGCAGGCGCTGTATTGCCAGCCGGAAAAACACCGTCATTTCGTGCCGTCGGCACACGTGGGCATGGAGCTTGCGTAATGCCGGCTGCCGTCGCAACCCGGCATCATGCCGGGCCGGCGGCGCAACGCTGTTTCAACCTGTGGAGGAAGCACGTATGCAATGGACGACTCCGAGCTATACCGACGTACGCCTCGGTTTTGAAATCGTGATGTATGTCGCTACGCGTTAAGCCCGCGATCGGGCCGCACGCCGCGGCCCCTTCACGGTTGGTTTTTTTCTTCACTTAACCGGTCGGCCCCTCCGCTGTCGGGACACGCGTTACCAGCCATGATCCACGAAACGATCGTTACCACGGCAGCGTGTGATGGCCGTCCACATATCGCGCCGATGGGCGCGCGCTACGAGGGTGAGCGCATCATCCTCTCTCCTTTCCGTCCGTCCACGACGCTCGACAATATCGTTGCGTCGCGCGCGGCGGTTCTGAATTTCACCACCGACGTGCGCATCTTCGCGGGCTGCGTCACGCACTGCGCAACCGACTGGCCGACCGTGGCCGCGAGCCGCGTCGCCAGCGTGCGGCTTGTCGAATCGCTCGCGCATGCCGAGCTCGAACTCGACGAACTGCGCGACGATGCGCAGCGCCCGGTGCTCTATATGAAATGCGTGCACCGCGAAAACCATGCGCCGTTCGCCGGTTTCAACCGCGCGCAATCGGCAGTGGTGGAAGGCGCGATTCTGGTGAGCCGGCTCTTTATGCTGCCGCCGGAAAAGATCGATAGCGAAATGGCGTATCTGCAAATCGCGATCGACAAGACCGCCGGCGAGCACGAGCGCACCGCATGGGGCTGGCTCGTCGCCGCGGTCGCGCGGCATCGCGCGAGTCTCGAAGCGTCGCCCAGTGCTAGCGGGCACGCCGCCGCTGTACATCATTGACCCGTTCCTCGGAGAATCCCGATGACCGCATTGCTCGCGAGCGTTCGCTCGGATGACGAAGCATTCGACGCCGCTCGCGCGGGCGCCGAACTGATCGACCTGAAAGAGCCGAACGACGGCGCGCTCGGCGGCCTTGCGATCGGCGACATCGCGAACATTGCGCGGCAGTTGCGCGCGCGCTATCCGGTCAAGCCGATCAGCGCGGCGATCGGCGATGTGCCGGCCGATGCGGCCGACGAGATCGCCACGCGCGTGATCGAGGTCAGTGACGCGGGCGTCGACTATGTGAAAGTCGGCATCGCGCGCGGACCGGCCGCGCGGCGTTGCATCGAGCAGCTTGCCAGTTTGCCGGCCACCGTCGTGCCGGTGCTGCTGTGCGACGGCGGCATGGACGACGACCTGGTCGCGCACACGGCCGCGCTCGGCTTTGCCGGTGTGATGTTCGATACCGCGAGCAAGGACGGCGGCACGCTGTTCGATCACGTCGATGTCGACACGCTCGCGCGCTGGTTGCGGCTCGCGCGCCAGCGCGGCGCGATGGTCGGCATCGCCGGCGCGCTCGGCTGGGCGCAACTCGCGCAGATCCGCGCGCTCGCGCCCGACGTGGCAGGTTTTCGCACCGCACTGTGCAGTGATGGAAGGCGGTCGCGGCTCGATCCGGAGCGCGTCGCGCAGTGGGCTAGCGCGTTGCATCGGCCGCTGGGTGGGCGTGGCGCGGGTGGGGATGCGGCGGTGGGTGTTGGAGATGCGGCGCGGCGGTGAAGCGATGGATCGATGAGAGGCGCGTCCGTTAGCGGCGCGCCGATCACACCGCTCGCCCAATCATTCAGGCAACCGGAATATTCAGCAACCGGTCGCGCATCAGCGCCACATTATTCTTGTCGAACAGTTCGACCACATAGTTCGCATCGCTCACGTGGTCGACGAACTTGCCGTCGACGACCCCCGCCGCGGCCAGTGTCTCCAGCGGGTCGTCCGCGGCGATCGGGCAGGATTTCACGACGATCAGCCGCTCCGCGTTGAGCATCGTCGACAGCCACGCGGCGAGGCTGTCCGAGGTCGTGTCCCAGTTGCTCATCGCGTCGGGCGTGTCGCGCATCAGCGCGGTCGGCACCCACACGGCGACATGGCCGTCGCGCAGCGTGCGGCGGATCTTCGCCTCGCTCGACGCGAGCACGAGTTCCGGCGCCACCCCCTGCATCAGCAGCGCGTATTGCGTCATCGCGAGCAGACACATGTTGTGCGCGGCGAGATCGTCGAAACGCCATTCATTCTGGTATTGCCGCACTTTGTCCGCGAAATCGCCGCCGCCGGGCACGATCACGACCCGTCCGCCGCCGACTTCGCATAGTTCGCCGAGCCAGTGGCGCAGCGCCGGGTCGTGACTCAGACTGCCTCCGATCTTGACCACCCACATGACTGTTGTCCTCGCGTCCAGTTGAGTGCCCGGCTGGGTTCCGTCATGTTTCAAACCGCGTGCACGCTGCAATTCGCTTATTTCCCACCACACGGTCCTTTGTGCGCGTCCTTTCAGGCGACGACGCTTCGTGGATCGCTTGATACGCCCCGCATAGGTCCTTTCGCACTGCCCCTTCGCACTGCCCCTTCGTATAGCCCCTTCGTATACCCGCTTCGTACAGCCCTTTCGCACAGCCCCTCATTTAGCGCCCTTCCTACAGCCCATCACGCCGCACGCGACCCCACCCGCGCCGCCACCCGCCGCTCACCCCGCCGCCCCACCGGCAACTCACCCGCCGCCAGCAACGCGACCGCGACGCTCGGTGCGCATGTCGCCGCCCACCCGGCGCATTCGTCCGGCACGCCCGCCAGCGCGCCGAAGTCGATATAGCCGCGCGCCTCGTCGCGCGCGAGCGCGGTGACCAGAAACCGTCCGCAGCCGGCGCCGACCAGCGGCGCGCTGACGAGCGCCGGATGCGCGGCCACCACGCGCGCCAGATTCGCGCCGATTTCGCGCAACTGCAGCGCGCGCCAGCGCTGCGCGAAACCCAGCCACGCGCACTCGCTCGCTTCGTGCGCGTCGCGTCCGATCATGCGCGCGATTCGCGCACGACTTGCCGCCGGTGTCTTCGGTCCCTGGTCGGCGCTCGGCTGCACGTCGTGCAGCGGATCCAGTTCGCCGGTCAGCCGGTAGACGTCGGCGGTCGTCGCAAACCATTCGTTCATCACGTTGACCGTGACGCCCGCGAATTCGATGCAATGCGCGACACCGCACAACGGCGTGCGCACCACGCCCTGATACACGAGTTCGCCAGTCGCGAGCCGGCCGGCATCGGTCGTGGCACGCGCGGCCACCTGGCCGTCGACGATCGGAATGATGTCGGTGGTCGTGCTGCCGATATCGATCAGCACCGCGTCCGCCACGCGGGTGCGAACCCAGTTCGCGGTGGCGAGCCAGTTCGCCGACGCGACATCACGCCAGCCGGCCGCGCAGTCATCGGCGGCGAGCCAGCCGGTCTCGCCGGCATAAAAGCGCAACCGCGACGGCGCGCGCGTGGACGACTGCGCGCCAAGCCGCCGCGCGAGCGTGGCGACGATCGCGCGCACGCCATCCGCGCGATCCGCGAACAGATCGACCATCTCGCCGGTCATCGTCACCGCGTGCCGCGCGGTGGCCGCGCGAGCCTGCGGCCAGCGTTCGAAAACGAGGCCGATCGTGGTCTCCAGATGGTCGAGCCCCTGCCACAGCGGACACGCCCATTGCGCGACATCGCGCACCGCGCCGCCATCGTCGGCCAGCGACACCTTCACATGCGCGCCACCGACGTCCCAGCCGAACACCGCCGCGGCGTCCGCAGCGTCGTTAGCTGCTCCACTAGCCGCTCCGGTCGCTGGTCCGTTTGCCGCTTCGTTCGCCGCTTTCACCGTTGCATTCGCCATTTCGTTTGCCACCTCATTGCCACCTCGTCGCCATCTGATGGCCACCTAACACACTCAAGGCCGCAGCTCGGAAGCTCGCCGCAACGAATCGGTCCGCGCCGTCGTGGATCGCCCGACCCGTACGCCGTGCGCGTCGAGCAACGCGCGCGCGAGTGTGCCGCCGCGTGCCGCCGACAAGCCCGCATACGCGACCGTCAGACGCGGATTCACTTCGATCACGACCGGCCCACGGCGCGGATGCCACACCACATCGATACCGACGAAGCCACGCAAGCCCGGTATCGCTCGCGCGACACGCTGCGCGAGCGCATGCAGCACGCGGCCCTGGTCGCTGAGACGATCGATCTGATCGACCAGCACGCCATCGAATTCGACGATTTGTGCCGCGTGATTCTCCATGTGATTAGCCGTGTATTCACCGCTCAAACCGATCTGCTGCCGATTGATGCTGACGAGTTCGGTGCCGCCGTCGCGGCAGATCAGCGACAGGCTCAACGGCTCGCCGTCGACCCACGCCTGCAGCACCGGATTGCGCGCCGCCGCCGCACGCGCGTCGTATTCAGCGCAGGCATCGGCGAAGCGCTCGAATACGATCGTGTCGAGGCCGCCCGCGCCGTCGTCCGGCTTGACGACCCAGCGCTCCGCGTCGTCTTCGCCCGACTCGTCCGGCTCACCCACGAGGCCCGGCTCCAGCGCGGGCGTCGTCGCGATGCCGTGCGTGGCCAGGCACGCGGCGGTCGCGCTCTTGCTCGACGTGACGCGAATCGCCTCCTTCGCGCAGCCGAGCCAGCGCGCGCTGCCGACCGCATCATGAAAACGCAGCAGCAGGCCGTCGCATTCCGGCGCGATGATCCACGCGTAATCGTGCTCGCGCGCCGCGCGCGCGACGAAGGCCGTCATCGATTCGCCGGGCGCGGCCATACAATGGGCGTCACCCGCGCCAAGCGTTTCGAAGCGCGACGTCGCGAACGTGACCTCGACGCCGTCGACTTCGCGCAGATCGGCGACCAGCGCGTCGCGCATCACCCGTCCTTCGACGATCAGCGCGCTCAGGTCGGCGAGACTGCCCGCGCCGGCCAGTTCGGGATCGATGCCGCCGCCGGTGAGATACTCGTAGACAAAGATCTTGGTCAAAGGAACGCGCCCCCACATGCAGGTGATACCGGTTATCGATCTGCTCGACGGCCACGTCGTGCGCGCGGTGCGCGGCGAACGCAGTGCCTATCGGCCGATCCAGTCCCGCCTCGCCGCGAGCAGCGAGCCGCTTGCCATCGCTGCCGCGCTGCTCGAGGCCAGCGGCGCAAGCACGCTCTATATCGCCGACCTCGGCGCGATCCTGCGGCACGGCGCGCATGCGTCGACGCTCGCCGCGGTGCGCGCCGCGCTGCCCGGCGTCGAGCTGTGGCTCGATGCGGGCTTCACCGACTACGCATCGATGCGCGCGCTGTTCGATCGCATCGACGCACATGGCGACGCACACGCCCCCACTGCCCCACAACTCGCGACGCTCGTGCCCATATTCGGCACCGAGTCGCTGCGCGACATCGACGCGTTGCGCGCGTCGCAAGCCGACGGCCTTGCCCCGATCCTGTCGCTCGATCACCGCGCGGGCCAACTGCTGACCGCCGCCGAACTCGACCCTTCATCGGCATGGTGGCCGTCGCGCGTGATCGCGATGACACTCGACCAGGTGGGCAGCTACGCCGGCCCCGATCTCGCCAGCTTCGAACGCATCCGCTCACGTGCCGCCGCGCACACCACGGTGATCGGCGCGGGCGGCATCCGCAATCGCGACGATATGGCCGCC
This region includes:
- the pqqA gene encoding pyrroloquinoline quinone precursor peptide PqqA; the encoded protein is MQWTTPSYTDVRLGFEIVMYVATR
- a CDS encoding HisA/HisF-related TIM barrel protein; protein product: MQVIPVIDLLDGHVVRAVRGERSAYRPIQSRLAASSEPLAIAAALLEASGASTLYIADLGAILRHGAHASTLAAVRAALPGVELWLDAGFTDYASMRALFDRIDAHGDAHAPTAPQLATLVPIFGTESLRDIDALRASQADGLAPILSLDHRAGQLLTAAELDPSSAWWPSRVIAMTLDQVGSYAGPDLASFERIRSRAAAHTTVIGAGGIRNRDDMAAAARTGATAWLVASALHDRHIDATRSDSTPA
- a CDS encoding amino acid kinase family protein, whose amino-acid sequence is MWVVKIGGSLSHDPALRHWLGELCEVGGGRVVIVPGGGDFADKVRQYQNEWRFDDLAAHNMCLLAMTQYALLMQGVAPELVLASSEAKIRRTLRDGHVAVWVPTALMRDTPDAMSNWDTTSDSLAAWLSTMLNAERLIVVKSCPIAADDPLETLAAAGVVDGKFVDHVSDANYVVELFDKNNVALMRDRLLNIPVA
- a CDS encoding ATP-grasp domain-containing protein, whose protein sequence is MTKIFVYEYLTGGGIDPELAGAGSLADLSALIVEGRVMRDALVADLREVDGVEVTFATSRFETLGAGDAHCMAAPGESMTAFVARAAREHDYAWIIAPECDGLLLRFHDAVGSARWLGCAKEAIRVTSSKSATAACLATHGIATTPALEPGLVGEPDESGEDDAERWVVKPDDGAGGLDTIVFERFADACAEYDARAAAARNPVLQAWVDGEPLSLSLICRDGGTELVSINRQQIGLSGEYTANHMENHAAQIVEFDGVLVDQIDRLSDQGRVLHALAQRVARAIPGLRGFVGIDVVWHPRRGPVVIEVNPRLTVAYAGLSAARGGTLARALLDAHGVRVGRSTTARTDSLRRASELRP
- a CDS encoding hydantoinase/oxoprolinase family protein gives rise to the protein MANATVKAANEAANGPATGAASGAANDAADAAAVFGWDVGGAHVKVSLADDGGAVRDVAQWACPLWQGLDHLETTIGLVFERWPQARAATARHAVTMTGEMVDLFADRADGVRAIVATLARRLGAQSSTRAPSRLRFYAGETGWLAADDCAAGWRDVASANWLATANWVRTRVADAVLIDIGSTTTDIIPIVDGQVAARATTDAGRLATGELVYQGVVRTPLCGVAHCIEFAGVTVNVMNEWFATTADVYRLTGELDPLHDVQPSADQGPKTPAASRARIARMIGRDAHEASECAWLGFAQRWRALQLREIGANLARVVAAHPALVSAPLVGAGCGRFLVTALARDEARGYIDFGALAGVPDECAGWAATCAPSVAVALLAAGELPVGRRGERRVAARVGSRAA
- a CDS encoding form I ribulose bisphosphate carboxylase large subunit, translated to MNDFSQPALEPEHQQRNPRNPRERYAAGVMKYREMGYWQPDYEPKETDVIALFRITPQPGVEPEEAAAAVAGESSTATWTVVWTDRLTACDMYRAKAYRVEPVPVSRADEPQYFAYIAYELDLFEEGSVANLTASIIGNVFGFKPLKALRLEDMRIPVAYLKTFQGPPTGIVVERERLDKYGRPLLGATVKPKLGLSGKNYGRVVYEGLRGGLDFLKDDENINSQAFMHWRDRFLFSMDAVNRAQAETGEVKGHYMNVTAGTMEDMYERAEFAKELGSCIVMIDLVIGWTAIQSMSRWARKNDMILHLHRAGHGTYTRQRNHGISFRVIAKWLRMAGVDHAHAGTAVGKLEGDPLSVQGYYNVCRDAHNAVDLSRGIFFDQPWAGLRKVMPVASGGIHAGQMHQLLDLFGDDAILQFGGGTIGHPAGIQAGATANRVALEAMVKARNEGRDIVNEGPDVLEAAARWCTPLKQALDTWRDVTFNYASTDTPDFAVTPTAA
- a CDS encoding (5-formylfuran-3-yl)methyl phosphate synthase, which translates into the protein MTALLASVRSDDEAFDAARAGAELIDLKEPNDGALGGLAIGDIANIARQLRARYPVKPISAAIGDVPADAADEIATRVIEVSDAGVDYVKVGIARGPAARRCIEQLASLPATVVPVLLCDGGMDDDLVAHTAALGFAGVMFDTASKDGGTLFDHVDVDTLARWLRLARQRGAMVGIAGALGWAQLAQIRALAPDVAGFRTALCSDGRRSRLDPERVAQWASALHRPLGGRGAGGDAAVGVGDAARR
- a CDS encoding DUF447 domain-containing protein: MIHETIVTTAACDGRPHIAPMGARYEGERIILSPFRPSTTLDNIVASRAAVLNFTTDVRIFAGCVTHCATDWPTVAASRVASVRLVESLAHAELELDELRDDAQRPVLYMKCVHRENHAPFAGFNRAQSAVVEGAILVSRLFMLPPEKIDSEMAYLQIAIDKTAGEHERTAWGWLVAAVARHRASLEASPSASGHAAAVHH